Proteins encoded in a region of the Marinococcus sp. PL1-022 genome:
- a CDS encoding nucleotide pyrophosphohydrolase translates to MSREQITMKEMQEKVDAFIGQFEEGYFSPLAMLARMTEETGELAREINHYYGEKPKKESEEHKSLDKEMGDMLFVLICFANSLDIDLDEAFRIVMEKFETRDQDRWTKKENEK, encoded by the coding sequence ATAACGATGAAAGAAATGCAGGAAAAAGTGGATGCCTTCATTGGCCAGTTTGAAGAAGGGTATTTCAGTCCGCTTGCCATGCTTGCAAGAATGACAGAAGAAACGGGAGAGCTTGCCAGAGAAATTAATCACTACTACGGTGAAAAGCCGAAAAAAGAAAGCGAAGAGCATAAATCACTGGATAAGGAAATGGGCGACATGCTGTTTGTGCTCATCTGCTTTGCGAATTCACTTGATATTGATCTGGATGAAGCGTTTCGTATCGTAATGGAAAAGTTTGAGACAAGAGATCAGGATAGATGGACGAAAAAGGAGAATGAGAAATGA